In Bradyrhizobium lablabi, one DNA window encodes the following:
- a CDS encoding alkaline phosphatase family protein translates to MFDFAKWPLATAMLIGTLAAAPSAMARDGDHGDRDGRIGHVFVIVLENEGFDVTFGPNSPAPFLSKTLPSQGVMLNNYFGTGHVSLDNYIAMISGQAATPQTRNDCGVYQDFALTGITLDGQAIGTGCVYPAVIRTLPDQLKAAGKTWRGYMEDMGNDPAREQATCGQPLALGKVALNQGDDTQAAEAADQYAARHNPFVYFHSLIDSGACANNVVNFNRLAQDLAYESTTPNFAFITPNLCHDGHDAKCKNGETGGLAGADAFLQKTVPMILNSPAYKEDGLLIINFDEASLDAAPGGKGNFVISAAGETCCGQQPGPNIGPFPQTTTPFPNVIFSFQSFGGDRTGAVLLSPFLKPGIVSNVPYNHYSMLKTVEDIFRLDHLGYAGQPGLQGFFGCANSDIPTRADDQFGRCERD, encoded by the coding sequence ATGTTCGACTTCGCCAAATGGCCGCTCGCCACGGCCATGCTCATAGGAACGCTCGCGGCTGCACCGTCGGCGATGGCGCGCGACGGTGATCACGGCGATCGAGACGGCCGGATCGGCCATGTCTTTGTCATTGTACTCGAGAACGAAGGCTTTGACGTCACCTTTGGACCCAATTCGCCCGCGCCCTTCCTGTCGAAGACCCTGCCGAGCCAGGGCGTCATGCTCAACAATTATTTCGGCACCGGGCATGTGAGCCTCGACAATTACATCGCGATGATCAGCGGCCAGGCGGCGACGCCGCAGACCCGCAACGACTGCGGCGTATATCAGGATTTCGCGCTCACCGGGATCACTCTGGACGGTCAAGCGATCGGCACCGGTTGCGTCTACCCCGCCGTCATCAGGACGCTTCCCGATCAGCTCAAAGCAGCCGGCAAGACCTGGCGTGGTTACATGGAGGACATGGGCAACGATCCGGCTCGCGAGCAGGCAACCTGCGGCCAGCCCCTTGCCCTTGGCAAAGTAGCCCTCAACCAAGGCGATGATACGCAAGCGGCCGAGGCGGCGGATCAGTACGCCGCGCGCCACAATCCTTTCGTCTACTTCCACTCGCTCATCGATAGCGGCGCTTGCGCCAACAACGTGGTCAACTTCAATCGTTTGGCGCAGGACCTGGCCTACGAGTCGACGACGCCGAATTTCGCGTTCATCACGCCCAATCTCTGCCATGACGGCCATGATGCGAAATGCAAGAACGGAGAGACCGGCGGCCTCGCCGGGGCCGATGCCTTCCTGCAGAAAACTGTCCCGATGATCTTGAACTCGCCCGCCTACAAGGAGGACGGGTTATTGATCATCAACTTCGACGAGGCTAGCCTCGACGCAGCGCCGGGTGGAAAGGGCAACTTCGTCATCAGTGCAGCGGGCGAGACCTGCTGCGGTCAGCAACCCGGACCCAACATCGGGCCCTTCCCGCAGACCACAACTCCGTTCCCCAATGTGATATTCAGCTTCCAAAGCTTCGGTGGCGATCGCACGGGCGCCGTGCTGCTATCGCCGTTCCTGAAGCCCGGAATCGTGTCCAACGTCCCCTACAACCACTATTCCATGCTGAAGACGGTAGAGGACATTTTCAGGCTCGATCATCTCGGCTACGCCGGCCAGCCCGGACTGCAAGGGTTCTTCGGCTGCGCCAACTCGGACATTCCCACCCGCGCGGACGATCAATTCGGCCGGTGTGAGCGAGACTGA
- a CDS encoding HAD family hydrolase, whose amino-acid sequence MDAIFFDLDGTLTDPRIGITRSIQYALAALDHPVPEEQDLLWCIGPPLLKSFRTMLGREALAERAVALYRERFSEIGIYENSVYYGIPDLLAALVGGPRLFVATSKPAIFAERIIAHFGMTSYFERVFGSGLDGAYAEKTELLKYALEQSGLDGRRAVMVGDRSFDMIGARHNQMTSVGVLYGYGSEAELRGAGAQHLCATPQDLRTLLDRLKGRD is encoded by the coding sequence ATGGACGCGATCTTTTTCGACCTTGACGGCACACTGACCGATCCCAGGATCGGAATCACGCGGTCGATCCAGTATGCGCTGGCTGCGCTCGATCATCCCGTCCCAGAGGAGCAGGATTTGCTGTGGTGCATTGGGCCGCCCTTGCTCAAAAGTTTCAGGACCATGCTCGGCAGGGAGGCTTTGGCGGAGCGGGCGGTTGCGCTCTATCGCGAGCGGTTTTCCGAGATCGGGATTTACGAGAACAGCGTCTATTACGGCATCCCGGATTTGCTCGCCGCGCTCGTTGGCGGTCCGCGGCTGTTCGTGGCCACCAGCAAGCCCGCCATATTCGCCGAACGCATCATCGCCCATTTTGGCATGACGTCATATTTCGAACGGGTCTTCGGCAGCGGGCTCGATGGCGCCTACGCCGAAAAAACCGAGCTCCTTAAATACGCACTCGAGCAAAGCGGGCTGGACGGACGCCGCGCTGTGATGGTCGGTGACCGGAGTTTCGACATGATCGGCGCGCGCCACAACCAGATGACATCCGTCGGCGTTCTCTATGGCTATGGATCGGAAGCCGAACTGCGCGGTGCCGGTGCGCAACATCTCTGCGCGACGCCGCAGGATTTGCGGACTTTGCTGGATCGCTTGAAAGGCCGGGATTGA
- a CDS encoding multidrug effflux MFS transporter, giving the protein MVDVNADAPIEVTGEVPKHYPMGFAEFVVVIAAIMALNPLAMDMMLPALPNIASSFHIDAANRLQMVLSSFMIGFGVGQFLIGPLSDSFGRRPVLLGGMVLYAIASVLAIAAPSFEMLLLARALEGLGTSATRVIATSIVRDCYAGRRMASVVSLAMMVFIAVPVVAPSFGQAVMLMVHWRGIFAVLMAYGIVALLWSLFRLPETLPASERKAFAIPQVLDAYRQTLTNRQTLGYALAAGGVQGALFGFVFCSQQVFTGIYQLGPYFPLAFAAIAVGVAVAGFLNARLVGRIGMRVMSHSALVGFVVVAAIMYVAAKLQILPLPLFMALAALMMFSFGLMIANFTALAMEPQGHIAGTASSLYGSITTLLGIGIGAVIGQDYNGTLVPFATGFLLCTLATLAVVAITEKGRLFRPHHHPIA; this is encoded by the coding sequence GTGGTTGACGTCAACGCCGACGCCCCGATCGAGGTCACCGGCGAGGTACCTAAACACTACCCGATGGGGTTCGCCGAGTTTGTCGTGGTGATCGCCGCGATCATGGCGCTGAATCCCCTCGCAATGGACATGATGCTGCCGGCGCTGCCGAACATCGCCTCGAGCTTCCATATCGACGCGGCGAACCGGCTGCAGATGGTGTTGTCTTCATTCATGATCGGCTTCGGCGTCGGCCAATTCCTGATCGGACCGCTGTCCGATAGTTTTGGGCGCCGTCCCGTCCTGCTCGGCGGCATGGTGCTCTACGCGATCGCGAGCGTGCTTGCGATCGCGGCGCCATCGTTCGAGATGTTGTTGCTGGCGCGCGCGCTGGAGGGTCTTGGCACATCGGCCACCCGCGTCATCGCGACCTCGATCGTCCGCGACTGCTACGCCGGCCGCCGCATGGCGAGCGTGGTGTCGCTGGCGATGATGGTCTTCATCGCCGTGCCCGTGGTGGCGCCGTCCTTCGGTCAGGCCGTGATGCTGATGGTGCATTGGCGCGGCATCTTCGCGGTGCTGATGGCGTACGGCATCGTGGCGCTGCTCTGGAGTCTGTTTCGGTTGCCCGAGACGCTGCCGGCGTCGGAACGGAAGGCCTTTGCGATCCCCCAGGTGCTGGACGCCTATCGACAAACCCTGACCAATCGCCAGACCCTGGGCTATGCGCTGGCGGCCGGTGGCGTCCAGGGCGCGCTGTTCGGGTTCGTTTTCTGTTCGCAGCAGGTGTTCACCGGCATCTACCAGCTCGGGCCCTATTTCCCGCTCGCCTTCGCCGCCATTGCGGTGGGGGTCGCCGTTGCCGGCTTTCTGAACGCGCGGCTTGTCGGCCGTATCGGCATGCGCGTGATGTCGCACAGCGCGCTGGTCGGCTTCGTCGTCGTCGCGGCGATCATGTACGTCGCGGCAAAACTCCAGATCCTGCCCTTGCCGCTGTTCATGGCGCTGGCGGCGTTGATGATGTTTTCGTTCGGGCTGATGATCGCGAATTTCACGGCGCTCGCGATGGAGCCGCAAGGCCATATCGCAGGCACCGCTTCGTCGCTGTACGGTTCGATCACCACTCTTCTGGGCATCGGGATCGGCGCGGTCATCGGTCAGGATTATAACGGCACGCTGGTGCCGTTTGCGACCGGCTTTCTGCTTTGTACGCTGGCTACCCTTGCGGTGGTCGCCATCACGGAAAAGGGCCGCCTGTTCCGGCCGCACCACCACCCGATCGCGTAA
- a CDS encoding ABC transporter substrate-binding protein yields the protein MHRREFAKLIGGLGAAAAWPTMVVAQQSAKVWRIGFLAHRYETFYDPLFRGLEELGYKEGRNLIVERRYAEGQAERFQEFANEMVRLKVDLIVVVTTPAGLAAKKATSTIPIVHPAAIDPVGTGLVASLAHPGGNLTGLSVLNAEMSAKRLEVLKEVVPALTKAALLWNSANPANSLAWKESENAARALGVILSSQEVREPKDFERAFDAMTKDPPEVLLVLQDALTLEYRKEIIAFTLKNRLPSMFVGKEWVTEGGLMSYGDRLPERYRRAADLVDRILKGEKPADLPVEQPTRFEFVINLKTAKAIDLKIPPFLLTRADEVIE from the coding sequence ATGCACAGGAGGGAATTCGCAAAGTTGATAGGAGGCCTGGGGGCGGCGGCGGCTTGGCCAACTATGGTCGTCGCACAGCAATCCGCGAAGGTTTGGCGGATTGGATTTCTCGCCCACAGATACGAGACGTTTTACGATCCATTGTTTCGGGGACTTGAAGAGCTAGGATACAAGGAAGGTCGCAACCTCATTGTTGAGCGGCGGTATGCGGAAGGACAGGCCGAACGATTTCAGGAATTTGCGAATGAAATGGTCCGGCTGAAAGTGGACCTCATCGTGGTCGTTACCACGCCGGCTGGCCTGGCCGCCAAAAAGGCAACCTCAACCATCCCTATTGTCCACCCAGCCGCAATTGATCCCGTAGGAACGGGTCTGGTCGCCAGCTTGGCTCATCCCGGCGGAAACTTGACAGGGCTGTCCGTCCTTAACGCGGAAATGAGCGCCAAGCGGCTGGAGGTTCTCAAGGAGGTCGTGCCGGCACTAACAAAAGCAGCGCTTCTCTGGAATTCAGCCAATCCGGCTAATTCTTTGGCTTGGAAGGAGTCGGAAAACGCTGCTCGCGCGCTAGGCGTTATCCTAAGTTCCCAGGAAGTGCGAGAGCCTAAGGATTTTGAGCGCGCTTTCGACGCCATGACTAAGGACCCGCCAGAAGTACTGCTCGTATTACAAGACGCCCTGACGTTGGAATACCGCAAGGAGATCATTGCGTTCACATTGAAGAACCGTTTGCCAAGCATGTTTGTTGGCAAAGAATGGGTCACCGAAGGCGGTCTAATGTCTTATGGCGACCGCTTACCTGAGCGATATCGCCGCGCCGCAGATTTGGTCGATAGGATTTTGAAAGGCGAGAAGCCAGCTGATTTACCCGTCGAGCAACCGACGAGGTTCGAGTTCGTTATCAACCTGAAGACAGCAAAGGCCATAGACCTCAAGATTCCACCTTTCCTCCTAACCCGTGCCGACGAGGTAATCGAATGA